Proteins found in one Planctomycetaceae bacterium genomic segment:
- a CDS encoding PEP-CTERM sorting domain-containing protein produces MKTTTTKLILGLILTSALIGAASTARAEIIGGIDFPQGALSFADAVVSYAPFSDGPSIPDPRWMVPADALGTPNYTPPAPQATTHNEGQFVSLGNGGFLTLQFINNRLTGSGNAGHDLYIFEVGPEVEKTHIWISQNNIDWLYVGFVAGATGGIDIDPVLTAESLPYTTQFAYVRLQDDAAQYPDTDRYGFYAGADIDAVGAISSTIPEPATLVLMGVAGTILVVRRRQARKNTL; encoded by the coding sequence ATGAAGACCACGACGACAAAACTGATTCTGGGCCTGATCCTGACCTCTGCTCTGATTGGCGCCGCCTCGACCGCCCGTGCCGAGATCATCGGCGGGATCGACTTCCCGCAGGGCGCTCTGTCCTTCGCTGATGCGGTGGTGTCGTACGCGCCGTTCAGCGATGGCCCGTCTATCCCCGATCCGCGTTGGATGGTTCCCGCCGACGCCCTGGGCACGCCGAACTACACCCCCCCGGCCCCTCAAGCCACCACGCACAACGAAGGCCAGTTCGTCTCGCTGGGCAATGGCGGTTTCCTGACGCTGCAGTTCATCAACAACAGGCTCACCGGCAGCGGCAACGCTGGGCACGACCTCTACATCTTTGAAGTCGGTCCTGAAGTTGAGAAGACCCACATCTGGATCAGCCAGAACAACATCGATTGGCTCTACGTGGGCTTCGTCGCCGGTGCCACCGGTGGCATCGATATCGACCCGGTGCTGACGGCCGAAAGCCTGCCCTACACGACCCAGTTTGCCTACGTGCGGCTGCAGGATGACGCGGCCCAGTATCCCGACACCGACCGCTACGGTTTCTACGCCGGTGCGGACATCGACGCGGTGGGCGCGATTTCCTCGACGATTCCCGAGCCTGCCACGCTGGTGCTGATGGGCGTGGCTGGAACGATCCTGGTCGTCCGCCGTCGCCAGGCCCGCAAGAACACCCTGTAA